A window of the Pseudomonas gozinkensis genome harbors these coding sequences:
- a CDS encoding DeoR/GlpR family transcriptional regulator: MNLPPRQQQILELVRERGYVSIEEMATLFVVTPQTIRRDINQLAEANLLRRYHGGAAYDSSVENTAYAMRADQMRDEKQRIGEAIAAQIPDHASLFINIGTTTESIARALLNHSHLKIITNNLHVASMLSAKDDFDVLLTGGNVRRDGGVVGQASVDFINQFKVDFALVGISGIDEDGSLLDFDYQEVRVSQAIIANARQVILAADSSKFGRNAMIRLGPISLIDCLVTDQQPVPALAQLLSQHKIRLEVV; encoded by the coding sequence ATGAATCTGCCTCCCCGTCAGCAGCAAATCCTCGAGCTGGTCCGCGAACGCGGCTATGTGAGCATCGAGGAAATGGCCACGCTGTTCGTTGTTACCCCGCAAACCATCCGCCGCGATATCAATCAGCTGGCGGAAGCCAATCTGCTGCGTCGCTACCACGGCGGCGCCGCCTATGATTCCAGCGTCGAAAACACCGCCTACGCGATGCGCGCCGATCAGATGCGCGATGAAAAGCAACGCATCGGCGAAGCCATCGCCGCGCAGATTCCCGATCACGCCTCGCTGTTCATCAACATCGGCACCACCACCGAATCGATTGCCCGCGCCCTGCTCAATCACAGCCACCTGAAGATCATCACCAACAACCTGCACGTCGCTTCGATGCTCAGTGCCAAGGATGATTTCGATGTGCTGCTCACCGGCGGCAACGTGCGTCGCGACGGGGGCGTGGTGGGGCAGGCGAGCGTGGACTTCATCAACCAGTTCAAGGTCGACTTTGCACTGGTGGGCATCAGCGGTATCGACGAAGACGGCAGCCTGCTCGATTTCGATTACCAGGAAGTGCGGGTGTCACAGGCGATCATCGCCAATGCCCGTCAGGTGATCCTGGCGGCGGACTCCAGCAAGTTCGGGCGTAACGCGATGATCCGCCTCGGCCCGATCAGCCTGATCGATTGCCTGGTGACCGACCAGCAGCCAGTGCCAGCCCTGGCGCAACTGCTGAGCCAGCACAAGATTCGCCTGGAAGTCGTTTAA
- the ybaK gene encoding Cys-tRNA(Pro) deacylase, translating to MTPALDLLKKVRAEHRVHSYEHDPKAASYGLEAAEKLGLDPAQVFKTLLAASEKGELLVAVVPVVGSLDLKGLAHAAGVKKVEMADPAAAQRSTGYLLGGISPLGQKKRLRTFIDNSAQPFATIYVSAGRRGLEVELAPAVLAEHTQAKFADIGRP from the coding sequence ATGACCCCTGCGTTGGACTTGTTGAAAAAAGTTCGTGCCGAACATCGCGTGCACAGTTACGAACATGACCCGAAGGCCGCGTCGTATGGGCTGGAGGCCGCGGAAAAGCTGGGACTCGATCCGGCGCAGGTGTTCAAGACGCTGCTGGCGGCCAGTGAAAAGGGTGAGTTGCTGGTGGCGGTGGTGCCGGTCGTCGGAAGTCTCGACCTCAAGGGGCTTGCCCACGCCGCCGGGGTGAAAAAAGTCGAAATGGCCGACCCGGCCGCGGCGCAACGTTCCACCGGTTACCTGTTGGGCGGCATCAGCCCGCTGGGGCAGAAAAAACGCCTGCGTACCTTCATCGATAACTCGGCCCAGCCTTTTGCGACCATTTATGTCAGCGCCGGTCGGCGCGGGCTGGAAGTGGAGCTGGCGCCGGCGGTATTGGCGGAACACACCCAGGCGAAATTTGCCGACATCGGTCGCCCTTGA
- the glpD gene encoding glycerol-3-phosphate dehydrogenase, whose translation MSTSTLRTPPISEIYDIAVIGGGINGVGIAADAAGRGLSVFLCEKDDLASHTSSASSKLIHGGLRYLEHYEFRLVREALAEREVLLAKAPHIVKPMRFVLPHRPHLRPAWMIRAGLFLYDHLGKREKLAGSKSLKFGADSALKSEISKGFEYSDCWVDDARLVVLNAMAAREKGAHIHTQTRCVSARRAKGLWHLNLERADGSLFSITAKALVNAAGPWVAKFIRDDLKMESPYGIRLIQGSHIIVPKLYEGDHAHILQNEDQRIVFTIPYLNNLTLIGTTDREYTGDPAKVAITDGETDYLLKVVNAHFKKQISRDDILHTYSGVRPLCNDESDNPSAVTRDYTLALSGSTEEAPLLSVFGGKLTTYRKLAESAMAQLMPFFTQMRPSWTATATLPGGEDMTTPQALSALIRDKFDWVPTEIARRWATTYGSRTWRMLEGVDTLADLGEHIGGGLYTREVDYLCTEEWATTAHDILWRRSKLGLFTTADEQERLAAYLNKVEQNRSRIEAA comes from the coding sequence ATGTCTACATCTACCTTGCGTACGCCCCCTATCTCCGAGATCTACGATATCGCCGTCATCGGCGGCGGGATCAATGGCGTGGGGATCGCAGCGGATGCCGCCGGTCGCGGTCTTTCGGTGTTCCTTTGCGAAAAGGACGACCTGGCCAGCCACACCTCCTCGGCCAGCAGCAAGCTGATCCACGGTGGCCTGCGTTACCTCGAACATTACGAATTCCGTCTGGTGCGCGAAGCCCTGGCCGAACGCGAAGTGCTGCTGGCCAAGGCCCCGCACATCGTCAAGCCAATGCGTTTCGTGCTGCCGCACCGCCCGCACCTGCGCCCGGCGTGGATGATCCGCGCGGGCCTGTTCCTTTATGACCACCTCGGCAAGCGCGAAAAACTGGCGGGCTCGAAAAGCCTGAAGTTCGGTGCCGACAGCGCACTGAAAAGCGAAATCAGCAAAGGCTTCGAATACTCCGACTGCTGGGTCGACGACGCCCGCCTCGTGGTACTGAACGCCATGGCCGCCCGTGAAAAAGGCGCGCACATTCACACCCAGACCCGTTGCGTCAGCGCCCGCCGCGCCAAGGGCCTGTGGCACCTGAACCTGGAACGCGCCGACGGCAGCCTGTTTTCGATCACCGCCAAAGCGCTGGTGAACGCGGCCGGCCCGTGGGTCGCCAAGTTCATCCGTGACGACCTGAAGATGGAATCGCCGTACGGCATCCGTCTGATCCAGGGCAGCCACATCATCGTGCCGAAGCTGTACGAAGGCGATCACGCGCACATCCTGCAAAACGAAGATCAGCGCATCGTTTTCACCATTCCGTACCTGAACAACCTGACCCTGATCGGCACCACCGACCGCGAGTACACCGGCGATCCGGCCAAAGTGGCCATCACCGATGGCGAAACCGATTACCTGCTGAAAGTGGTCAACGCCCACTTCAAGAAGCAGATCAGCCGTGACGACATCCTGCACACCTACTCGGGCGTGCGTCCGCTGTGCAACGACGAATCCGACAACCCGTCGGCCGTGACTCGCGACTACACACTTGCACTGTCCGGCAGCACCGAAGAAGCGCCGCTGCTGTCGGTGTTCGGCGGCAAGCTGACCACCTACCGCAAACTCGCCGAGTCGGCGATGGCGCAGCTGATGCCGTTCTTCACCCAGATGCGCCCGAGCTGGACGGCCACCGCCACCCTGCCCGGCGGCGAAGACATGACCACCCCGCAGGCCTTGAGCGCGCTGATCCGCGACAAGTTCGACTGGGTACCGACCGAAATCGCTCGCCGCTGGGCCACCACCTACGGCAGCCGTACCTGGCGCATGCTCGAAGGCGTCGACACTCTGGCCGACCTGGGTGAACACATTGGCGGCGGGCTCTACACCCGCGAAGTCGATTACTTGTGCACCGAAGAGTGGGCCACCACGGCACACGACATTCTGTGGCGTCGCAGCAAACTGGGCCTGTTCACCACGGCGGACGAGCAAGAGCGATTGGCGGCGTACCTGAACAAGGTCGAGCAGAACCGCAGCAGGATCGAAGCGGCCTGA
- a CDS encoding amino acid ABC transporter permease encodes MNYNWDWSVFFKSTGVGSETYLDWFISGLGWTIAIAIVAWIIALLLGSLLGIMRTVPNRIVSGIATCYVELFRNVPLLVQLFIWYFLVPDLLPPDLQEWYKQDLNPTTSAYLSVVVCLGLFTAARVCEQVRTGIQALPRGQESAARAMGFKLPQIYWNVLLPQAYRIIIPPLTSEFLNVFKNSSVASLIGLMELLAQTKQTAEFSANLFEAFTLATLIYFTLNMSLMLLMRMVEKKVAVPGLISVGGK; translated from the coding sequence ATGAATTACAACTGGGACTGGAGCGTGTTCTTCAAGTCCACCGGCGTGGGCAGCGAGACCTATCTCGACTGGTTCATCTCCGGTCTGGGCTGGACCATCGCCATCGCCATCGTGGCCTGGATCATCGCCCTGCTGCTCGGCTCGCTGCTGGGCATCATGCGCACCGTGCCGAACCGCATCGTGTCGGGCATCGCGACCTGCTACGTCGAACTGTTCCGTAACGTGCCGCTGCTGGTTCAGCTGTTCATCTGGTACTTCCTGGTGCCCGATCTGCTGCCGCCGGATCTGCAGGAGTGGTACAAGCAGGACCTGAACCCGACCACCTCGGCCTACCTGAGCGTTGTCGTCTGCCTGGGCCTGTTTACCGCCGCCCGTGTCTGCGAACAGGTTCGCACCGGTATCCAGGCGCTGCCACGCGGTCAGGAATCCGCCGCCCGCGCCATGGGTTTCAAGCTGCCGCAGATCTACTGGAACGTGCTGCTGCCCCAGGCCTACCGGATCATCATTCCACCGCTCACCTCGGAATTCCTGAACGTGTTCAAGAACTCCTCCGTGGCGTCCCTGATCGGTTTGATGGAACTGCTGGCGCAAACCAAACAGACCGCCGAATTCTCGGCCAACCTGTTTGAAGCCTTCACCCTGGCGACCCTGATCTACTTCACCCTCAACATGAGCCTGATGCTGCTGATGCGCATGGTCGAGAAGAAAGTCGCCGTGCCCGGCCTGATCTCCGTGGGGGGTAAATAA
- a CDS encoding amino acid ABC transporter permease, producing MEFDFSGIVPAIPGLWNGMLMTLKLMALGVVGGIILGTILALMRLSHSKLLSSIAGAYVNYFRSIPLLLVITWFYLAVPFVLRWITGEDTPIGAFTSCIVAFMMFEAAYFCEIVRAGVQSIPKGQMGAAQALGMTYGQMMRLIILPQAFRKMTPLLLQQSIILFQDTSLVYTVGLVDFLNASRASGDIIGRSNEFLIFAGLVYFTISFAASVLVKRLQKRFAV from the coding sequence ATGGAATTCGATTTCAGTGGCATCGTTCCGGCCATTCCCGGCCTGTGGAACGGCATGCTGATGACCCTCAAGCTGATGGCGCTGGGCGTGGTCGGCGGGATCATCCTCGGCACCATCCTCGCGCTGATGCGCCTGTCCCACAGCAAACTGCTGTCGAGCATCGCCGGCGCCTACGTCAACTACTTCCGTTCGATCCCGCTGCTGCTGGTGATCACCTGGTTCTACCTGGCAGTGCCGTTCGTGCTGCGCTGGATCACCGGCGAAGACACCCCGATCGGCGCGTTCACCTCGTGCATCGTGGCGTTCATGATGTTCGAAGCGGCGTACTTCTGTGAAATCGTCCGGGCCGGCGTGCAGTCGATCCCGAAAGGCCAGATGGGTGCCGCCCAGGCACTGGGCATGACCTACGGCCAGATGATGCGCCTGATCATCCTGCCCCAGGCGTTCCGCAAGATGACCCCGCTGCTGCTGCAGCAGAGCATCATCCTGTTTCAGGACACCTCGCTGGTCTACACCGTGGGTCTGGTGGACTTCCTCAACGCCTCGCGCGCCAGTGGCGACATCATTGGCCGCTCGAATGAGTTCCTGATCTTCGCAGGTCTCGTGTACTTCACCATCAGCTTTGCCGCCTCGGTGCTGGTCAAGCGTCTGCAAAAAAGGTTCGCCGTATGA
- a CDS encoding PhzF family phenazine biosynthesis protein, translated as MQLEFHQVDAFSDRPFSGNPAMVYRLDAWLADELMQKIAAEHNLAETAFLVREGQAWHIRWFTPTTEVPLCGHATLASAYVLFEIYKETAERLDFTCKSGPLSVSREGDRLWLDFPAIEAVEKGVTLEIERALNVQAVDVLSSNELFVVLESEQAVLDCQPDMVALAKLPWLGAIITARGNQHDFVSRYFAPAIGINEDPVTGSTHCSLIPYWSKRLGKSSLTACQRSARGGELFCRLEGERVKIGGNATLVASGTLMLG; from the coding sequence ATGCAGCTCGAGTTTCATCAGGTCGACGCGTTCAGTGATCGGCCGTTCAGTGGCAATCCGGCAATGGTCTATCGGCTCGACGCGTGGCTCGCGGACGAACTGATGCAGAAGATCGCCGCCGAGCACAATCTGGCGGAAACCGCGTTTCTGGTGCGCGAGGGGCAGGCGTGGCACATCCGCTGGTTCACGCCGACCACCGAGGTGCCTCTGTGTGGTCACGCGACACTCGCCAGCGCCTATGTGTTGTTCGAGATCTATAAGGAAACGGCCGAGCGTCTGGATTTCACCTGCAAGTCCGGGCCGTTGAGCGTCAGCCGCGAAGGCGACAGGCTGTGGCTGGATTTCCCGGCCATCGAAGCGGTGGAGAAAGGTGTCACCCTGGAGATCGAGCGTGCGCTGAATGTCCAGGCAGTGGATGTTCTGAGTTCCAATGAGCTGTTCGTGGTGCTGGAGTCGGAGCAGGCGGTGCTCGATTGCCAGCCGGACATGGTCGCCCTCGCCAAGCTGCCGTGGTTGGGCGCGATCATCACCGCGCGGGGTAATCAGCATGACTTCGTCTCGCGCTATTTCGCCCCGGCGATTGGCATCAATGAGGACCCGGTGACCGGCTCGACCCATTGCAGCCTGATTCCCTACTGGTCGAAACGTCTGGGCAAATCCAGCCTCACTGCATGCCAGCGTTCGGCGCGGGGCGGTGAGTTGTTCTGTCGGCTGGAAGGCGAGCGGGTGAAGATCGGCGGCAATGCGACGCTGGTGGCCAGCGGCACATTGATGCTGGGCTGA
- a CDS encoding glutamate/aspartate ABC transporter substrate-binding protein: MRIVPHILGAAIAAALISTPVFAAELTGTLKKIKESGVITLGHRDASIPFSYIADASGKPVGYSHDIQLAIVEAIKKDLDLPNLQVKYNLVTSQTRIPLVQNGTVDVECGSTTNNVERQQQVDFSVGIFEIGTRLLSKADSKYKDFDDLKGKNVVTTAGTTSERILKAMNADKQMGMNVISAKDHGESFQMLESGRAVAFMMDDALLAGEAAKAKKASDWAVTGTPQSYEIYGCMMRKGDEPFKKAVDDAIKATYASGEINKIYEKWFMQPIPPKGLNLNFPMSDELKALIANPTDKAADDKKS; encoded by the coding sequence ATGCGCATCGTTCCCCATATCCTGGGCGCAGCCATTGCTGCCGCTCTGATCAGCACACCAGTTTTCGCTGCCGAACTCACCGGCACCCTTAAGAAGATCAAAGAGTCCGGCGTCATCACCCTGGGCCACCGTGACGCTTCCATTCCTTTCTCCTACATCGCTGACGCTTCCGGCAAGCCGGTCGGCTACTCCCACGATATCCAGCTGGCCATCGTCGAAGCGATCAAGAAAGACCTCGACCTGCCAAACCTGCAGGTCAAATACAACCTCGTCACCTCGCAGACCCGTATCCCGCTGGTGCAGAACGGCACCGTGGACGTCGAGTGCGGCTCCACCACCAACAACGTCGAGCGTCAGCAACAGGTCGACTTCTCCGTCGGCATCTTCGAAATCGGTACCCGCCTGCTGTCCAAGGCTGACTCCAAGTACAAGGATTTCGACGACCTGAAAGGCAAGAACGTCGTGACCACCGCCGGCACCACTTCCGAGCGCATCCTCAAGGCGATGAACGCTGACAAGCAGATGGGCATGAACGTGATCTCCGCCAAGGACCACGGTGAATCCTTCCAGATGCTGGAGTCGGGCCGTGCCGTTGCGTTCATGATGGACGACGCCCTGCTGGCCGGCGAAGCTGCCAAAGCCAAGAAAGCCTCCGACTGGGCCGTCACCGGTACTCCACAGTCGTACGAAATCTACGGCTGCATGATGCGCAAAGGCGACGAGCCGTTCAAAAAGGCTGTCGACGACGCCATCAAGGCAACCTACGCCTCGGGCGAGATCAACAAGATCTACGAAAAATGGTTCATGCAGCCGATTCCGCCAAAAGGCCTGAACCTGAACTTCCCGATGAGCGACGAGCTCAAGGCCCTGATCGCCAATCCGACCGACAAAGCGGCTGACGACAAGAAATCCTGA
- a CDS encoding amino acid ABC transporter ATP-binding protein — MISIKNINKWYGDFQVLTDCSTEVKKGEVIVVCGPSGSGKSTLIKCVNALEPFQKGDIVVDGTSIADPKTNLPKLRSRVGMVFQHFELFPHLTITENLTIAQIKVLGRSKEEATKKGLQLLERVGLSAHAHKHPGQLSGGQQQRVAIARALAMDPIVMLFDEPTSALDPEMVNEVLDVMVQLAHEGMTMMCVTHEMGFARKVADRVIFMDAGKIIEDCKKEEFFGDISQRSERAQHFLEKILQH; from the coding sequence ATGATCTCTATCAAGAACATCAACAAGTGGTATGGGGACTTCCAGGTGCTGACCGATTGCAGCACCGAGGTCAAAAAGGGTGAAGTGATCGTGGTCTGCGGCCCGTCCGGTTCGGGCAAGTCGACCCTGATCAAGTGCGTCAACGCACTGGAGCCGTTCCAGAAAGGCGACATCGTGGTCGACGGCACGTCGATTGCCGATCCGAAGACCAACCTGCCGAAACTGCGCTCGCGCGTCGGCATGGTGTTCCAGCATTTCGAACTGTTCCCGCACCTGACCATCACCGAAAACCTGACCATCGCGCAGATCAAGGTGCTGGGCCGCAGCAAGGAGGAAGCGACCAAGAAAGGCCTGCAACTGCTCGAGCGCGTCGGCCTGTCGGCTCACGCCCACAAGCACCCGGGCCAGTTGTCCGGCGGTCAGCAACAGCGTGTGGCAATTGCCCGTGCGCTGGCGATGGACCCGATCGTCATGCTGTTCGACGAACCGACCTCGGCGCTGGACCCGGAAATGGTCAACGAAGTGCTCGACGTGATGGTGCAACTGGCCCACGAAGGCATGACCATGATGTGCGTGACCCACGAAATGGGCTTCGCCCGTAAAGTGGCCGACCGCGTGATCTTCATGGACGCCGGCAAGATCATCGAAGACTGCAAGAAAGAAGAGTTCTTTGGCGACATCAGCCAACGCTCCGAACGCGCGCAGCATTTCCTCGAGAAAATCCTGCAGCACTAA
- the glpK gene encoding glycerol kinase GlpK: protein MTDIQNKNYIIALDQGTTSSRAIIFDRDANVVCTAQREFAQHYPQAGWVEHDPMEIFATQSAVMVEALAQAGLHHDQVAAIGITNQRETTVVWDKTTGRPVYNAIVWQCRRSTEICQQLKRDGHEDYIRDTTGLVTDPYFSGTKLKWILDNVEGSRERARNGELLFGTVDSWLIWKFTGGKVHVTDYTNASRTMLFNIHSLEWDAKMLEILDIPREMLPEVKASSEIYGRTKSGIAIGGIAGDQQAALFGQMCVEPGQAKNTYGTGCFLLMNTGDKAVKSQHGMLTTIACGPRGEVAYALEGAVFNGGSTVQWLRDELKIVNDAHDTEYFANKVKDSNGVYLVPAFTGLGAPYWDPYARGALFGLTRGVRVDHIIRAALESIAYQTRDVLDAMQQDSGERLKALRVDGGAVANNFLMQFQADILGTQVERPKMRETTALGAAYLAGLACGFWGSLEELRGKAVIEREFEPSLDEAAKEKLYKGWKKAVSRTRDWEREDAE from the coding sequence ATGACCGACATTCAGAATAAGAACTACATCATTGCCCTCGATCAGGGTACGACCAGCTCCCGGGCGATCATTTTCGACCGCGACGCGAACGTGGTCTGCACCGCACAACGCGAATTCGCCCAGCATTACCCGCAAGCTGGCTGGGTCGAACACGACCCGATGGAAATCTTCGCCACCCAGAGCGCGGTAATGGTCGAAGCGCTGGCCCAGGCCGGCCTGCACCATGACCAGGTCGCCGCCATCGGTATCACCAACCAGCGTGAAACCACCGTAGTCTGGGACAAGACCACCGGCCGCCCGGTGTACAACGCGATCGTCTGGCAATGCCGCCGCAGCACCGAGATCTGCCAGCAGCTCAAGCGCGACGGTCATGAAGACTACATCCGCGACACCACGGGCCTGGTCACCGACCCGTACTTCTCCGGCACCAAACTGAAGTGGATCCTCGACAACGTCGAAGGCAGCCGCGAACGTGCGCGCAACGGCGAACTGCTGTTCGGCACCGTCGACAGCTGGCTGATCTGGAAATTCACCGGCGGCAAGGTCCACGTCACCGACTACACCAACGCCTCGCGCACCATGCTCTTCAACATCCACTCGCTGGAGTGGGACGCGAAGATGCTGGAGATCCTCGACATCCCGCGCGAAATGCTGCCGGAAGTCAAAGCCTCCTCGGAAATCTACGGCCGTACCAAAAGCGGCATCGCCATCGGCGGTATCGCCGGCGACCAGCAGGCTGCACTGTTCGGCCAGATGTGCGTCGAGCCGGGCCAGGCGAAAAACACCTACGGTACCGGTTGCTTCCTGCTGATGAACACCGGCGACAAAGCGGTCAAATCGCAACACGGCATGCTCACCACTATCGCTTGCGGCCCGCGCGGCGAAGTGGCTTATGCCCTGGAAGGCGCGGTGTTCAACGGTGGTTCGACCGTACAGTGGCTGCGCGATGAACTGAAAATCGTCAACGACGCCCACGACACCGAATACTTCGCCAATAAAGTGAAAGACAGCAACGGCGTGTACCTGGTGCCAGCCTTCACCGGCCTCGGCGCACCTTACTGGGACCCGTATGCCCGTGGCGCGCTGTTCGGCCTGACCCGTGGCGTGCGCGTGGATCACATCATCCGCGCTGCGCTGGAATCGATTGCCTACCAGACCCGCGACGTCCTCGACGCCATGCAACAGGACTCCGGCGAACGCCTGAAAGCCCTGCGCGTGGACGGTGGCGCCGTGGCGAACAACTTCTTGATGCAGTTCCAGGCCGACATCCTCGGCACCCAGGTCGAGCGTCCGAAAATGCGCGAAACCACGGCGCTGGGCGCAGCTTATCTGGCCGGTCTGGCATGCGGTTTCTGGGGCAGCCTGGAAGAACTGCGCGGCAAGGCCGTGATCGAGCGCGAGTTCGAACCGAGCCTGGACGAGGCGGCAAAAGAGAAGCTCTATAAAGGCTGGAAAAAAGCCGTCAGCCGTACCCGCGACTGGGAACGTGAAGACGCTGAATAA
- a CDS encoding MIP/aquaporin family protein → MTTALQQPSLSSQCLAEFLGTALLIFFGTGCVAALKVAGASFGLWEISIIWGVGVSMAIYLTAGVSGAHLNPAVSIALSIFADFEKRKLPFYILAQIAGAFCGALLVYTLYSNLFFDFEQTHHMVRGTEASLELASVFSTFPNPALSTAQAFLVEMIITAILMGVIMSLTDDNNGLPKGPLAPLLIGLLIAVIGSSMGPLTGFAMNPARDFGPKLMTFFAGWGEISFTGAREIPYFLIPIFAPIVGACLGAAGYRGLIARHLTGATPATKDAEPAIDGKPRTS, encoded by the coding sequence ATGACAACTGCGTTACAGCAACCTTCGCTCTCGAGCCAGTGCCTGGCCGAGTTTCTGGGTACTGCACTCCTGATCTTTTTCGGTACGGGTTGTGTCGCCGCGCTCAAGGTCGCGGGCGCCAGCTTCGGCCTGTGGGAAATCAGCATCATCTGGGGCGTCGGCGTCAGCATGGCGATCTACCTCACCGCCGGCGTTTCCGGCGCGCACCTGAACCCTGCCGTCAGTATCGCCCTGAGCATTTTCGCCGACTTCGAAAAGCGCAAACTGCCGTTCTACATTCTGGCCCAGATCGCCGGCGCCTTCTGCGGCGCGCTGCTGGTGTACACGCTGTACAGCAACCTGTTCTTCGATTTCGAACAAACTCACCATATGGTTCGTGGCACTGAAGCCAGCCTCGAACTGGCGTCGGTGTTCTCCACCTTCCCGAACCCTGCGCTGTCGACCGCGCAGGCGTTTCTGGTCGAGATGATCATCACCGCGATCCTGATGGGCGTGATCATGTCCCTGACCGACGACAACAACGGCCTGCCGAAAGGCCCGCTGGCGCCACTGCTGATCGGTCTGCTGATTGCCGTGATCGGCAGCTCGATGGGCCCGCTGACCGGTTTCGCGATGAACCCGGCCCGGGACTTCGGTCCGAAACTGATGACTTTCTTCGCCGGCTGGGGTGAAATTTCTTTCACCGGCGCACGCGAAATCCCGTACTTCCTGATTCCGATTTTTGCACCGATTGTCGGTGCCTGCCTCGGCGCTGCCGGGTATCGCGGGCTGATTGCCCGTCACCTGACCGGCGCCACACCTGCTACAAAGGATGCAGAACCGGCCATTGACGGCAAACCAAGAACTTCTTGA